In one window of Oscillospiraceae bacterium DNA:
- a CDS encoding Gfo/Idh/MocA family oxidoreductase, with the protein MDIVRLGIIGVGGMGTAHLNYIGCKHEIEGVKLTAIADIAPEKLAAAKKKLENENGGSYDVAVFEDYVSLLDSGLVDAVLIATPHYLHPVIGIEALNRGIHVLSEKPIGVYTKKVEELYEVAKKSGKVFGIMYNQRTDPMYRKMREIVQSGELGELKRIIWIITNWYRTQSYYNSGGWRATWKGEGGGVLINQCPHNLDLWQWITGMPCRIRGFLNEGQYHDIEVEDNATIYAEYANGAVGTFITTTGEAPGTNRLEISGTRGKLVSENAKLTFYRLKVDEREFNANSSSTSITGEDMEVIDVDYGEYTTLKQHKGITQNFVNAILKGEELIAPGYDGINGLTISNAAMLSSWTDAWVNLPIDKELFLKKLNEKIECSKEKSNVNERVLDTEGTYGEQKKIN; encoded by the coding sequence ATGGATATAGTCAGACTTGGTATAATCGGTGTGGGAGGCATGGGAACAGCCCATCTTAACTATATCGGTTGTAAACATGAAATTGAGGGCGTTAAGCTTACTGCTATTGCCGACATTGCCCCGGAAAAACTTGCGGCAGCAAAAAAGAAGCTCGAAAATGAAAACGGCGGAAGTTATGATGTCGCTGTTTTTGAAGATTACGTGTCACTTCTCGATAGCGGACTTGTTGACGCTGTGCTTATTGCCACACCGCATTATCTGCACCCTGTTATAGGCATTGAAGCTCTCAATCGAGGTATTCATGTCCTTAGTGAAAAACCTATTGGCGTTTATACCAAAAAGGTTGAAGAACTGTACGAGGTTGCGAAGAAGAGCGGCAAAGTCTTTGGTATTATGTACAACCAGCGTACCGATCCAATGTACAGAAAAATGCGCGAAATTGTGCAAAGTGGTGAACTGGGAGAACTTAAGCGTATTATTTGGATAATCACCAACTGGTATCGCACACAGTCCTATTACAATTCCGGCGGATGGCGCGCTACATGGAAAGGCGAAGGCGGTGGTGTTCTGATTAATCAGTGCCCTCACAATCTCGACCTCTGGCAATGGATTACCGGCATGCCCTGCAGAATAAGAGGTTTTCTTAACGAAGGCCAGTACCACGATATAGAGGTTGAAGATAACGCCACAATATATGCCGAATATGCTAATGGTGCTGTTGGTACATTTATAACCACAACCGGTGAGGCCCCCGGTACAAACCGCCTTGAGATTTCCGGTACAAGGGGTAAGCTGGTTTCAGAAAACGCAAAGCTCACTTTTTACCGCCTAAAGGTTGATGAACGTGAATTCAATGCCAATTCTTCCTCTACAAGTATTACAGGAGAAGATATGGAGGTCATTGATGTTGATTATGGTGAATATACCACTCTTAAACAGCATAAAGGCATCACTCAGAATTTCGTCAATGCTATTCTCAAGGGCGAAGAGTTAATTGCACCCGGTTACGATGGCATAAACGGTCTTACGATTTCCAATGCCGCAATGCTTTCTTCCTGGACGGATGCATGGGTTAATCTTCCTATCGATAAAGAGCTTTTCCTCAAAAAGCTCAATGAAAAAATAGAGTGCTCAAAAGAAAAGTCCAATGTGAACGAAAGAGTACTTGATACCGAAGGCACATATGGTGAGCAGAAAAAAATCAACTGA
- a CDS encoding DUF4430 domain-containing protein, with product MKKFLFLVIFILLTMLFLASCSNAENTSIENGDITSEVGTSGAVFDPNAKFNTISIIVDGEVKYSGKYENNESITAFELLKKFCEDNALEYAHLDGYVNSIAGYNNSAERGWLYFFNGEMPTAPASDYNIVKGYDNTIEFKYMKYSEAFPK from the coding sequence ATGAAGAAATTTTTATTTTTGGTGATATTTATATTGTTAACCATGCTATTTCTTGCTTCTTGCAGTAATGCAGAAAATACAAGCATCGAAAATGGTGATATTACTTCGGAAGTGGGGACATCGGGTGCAGTATTTGACCCTAATGCAAAATTTAACACAATCAGCATCATTGTTGACGGTGAGGTTAAATACAGCGGAAAATATGAAAATAACGAAAGTATTACCGCTTTTGAACTCCTTAAGAAGTTTTGTGAGGATAATGCACTTGAATACGCTCATCTGGATGGTTACGTTAATTCCATAGCCGGCTATAATAATTCAGCTGAACGCGGTTGGCTGTATTTCTTCAACGGAGAGATGCCGACCGCTCCCGCTTCGGACTATAATATTGTTAAAGGCTATGACAATACAATAGAGTTTAAGTATATGAAGTACAGCGAAGCTTTCCCGAAATAA
- the nadC gene encoding carboxylating nicotinate-nucleotide diphosphorylase, translating to MFGLDDIILNALSEDIGTGDITSLSTIPADKKAHGRFIAKEDGIICGTDVVERTFKLIDDDTVIKFFVKDGDSVKKGDVLCEVSGKAISLLTAERVSLNFLQHLSGIATRTNQAVEQIKGYNAKIADTRKTTPGLRVLEKRAVKVGGGVNHRFNLADGVLIKDNHIVAAGGIKNAVEAARKNAPHTLKIEVEVENFEMLNEALEAGADIIMLDNMSNEDMAKAVMLINGRAITEASGNMGEKSLKEVAQTGVDLISIGAVTHSVKALDISLKFKMI from the coding sequence ATGTTCGGACTGGATGATATAATTCTTAATGCTCTCAGTGAGGACATCGGAACAGGTGACATAACCAGCCTTTCCACTATTCCTGCTGATAAAAAAGCCCATGGTCGTTTTATTGCTAAGGAAGATGGTATTATCTGCGGCACAGATGTGGTTGAGAGAACTTTTAAGCTCATAGACGATGATACCGTCATCAAATTTTTTGTAAAAGACGGAGATAGTGTAAAAAAGGGTGATGTGTTATGCGAGGTAAGCGGAAAAGCAATTAGTCTTCTTACTGCAGAAAGAGTTTCTCTCAATTTTTTGCAGCATCTTTCCGGAATTGCTACCCGCACCAATCAAGCTGTTGAACAGATTAAAGGTTATAATGCCAAAATTGCCGATACAAGAAAAACAACTCCCGGCTTACGTGTTCTTGAAAAACGTGCCGTTAAGGTGGGGGGCGGTGTAAATCATCGCTTTAATCTGGCGGATGGTGTTCTCATAAAGGATAACCATATTGTGGCGGCGGGCGGTATCAAAAATGCTGTTGAAGCAGCGCGAAAGAATGCGCCGCATACTTTGAAAATTGAAGTTGAAGTCGAAAACTTTGAAATGCTTAACGAAGCACTTGAAGCAGGCGCCGATATAATAATGCTTGATAATATGTCCAACGAAGATATGGCAAAGGCAGTAATGCTTATTAACGGAAGAGCCATAACGGAGGCATCGGGTAATATGGGTGAAAAAAGTCTTAAAGAAGTTGCGCAGACTGGTGTTGATTTGATTTCCATCGGCGCTGTTACACACTCGGTAAAGGCACTTGATATCAGTTTGAAGTTTAAAATGATTTAA
- the rpmB gene encoding 50S ribosomal protein L28 produces the protein MAKCEICGKSVAFGLQVSHSNRKSGRTWKPNVRKVKMTLNGATKKVNICSRCLRTMSKDSKAV, from the coding sequence ATGGCAAAATGCGAAATTTGCGGAAAGAGTGTAGCTTTCGGTCTTCAGGTTTCCCACTCCAATAGAAAATCCGGAAGAACTTGGAAGCCTAACGTAAGAAAAGTTAAGATGACTTTAAACGGTGCAACCAAGAAAGTCAACATCTGCTCTCGTTGTCTGCGCACAATGAGCAAGGATTCCAAAGCGGTTTAA
- the nadB gene encoding L-aspartate oxidase, which yields MRRYLFSGNISELDIFKYDVLVIGSGIAGLYSALHIDANKTVGLITKVGIDESNSWLAQGGIAAVMSKEDRSELHIADTLKAGAGLCDEEAVRVLVNEGPENIRALVDMDVPFDLNSEGELAITREGGHRMRRIVHCGGDATGRETTKRLGEIVMLRDNIQPYFHTILVDILTDDSGVWGAICYNLVQQKYMLFVSGNIILATGGIGQIYNYTTNPVGAVGDGIACALRAGARVTNMEMIQFHPTTLIPYGASPRLFLISEAVRGEGGVLRNKKGEQFMKGRHEMAELAPRDIVTRGILAELRESGDSNVFLDVSSMDKEFFSHRFPTIYAECTKHGINLPGEPIPVRPAQHYLMGGVKTNLDGMTDLTGLYACGEVANTGIHGANRLASNSMLECLVFGRRSALHINNNFRSVPEVYDLEAVKRNITAQISVSQIKVEQDKQKIKDIMTNNLGAIRHTADMQNAKKDLLTLWKEYDNIICDTPEKLELVNMFEVSYKVICDALARKESVGAHYIED from the coding sequence ATGCGAAGATATCTTTTCTCCGGAAATATTTCAGAGCTGGACATATTTAAGTACGACGTTTTAGTTATCGGCAGCGGTATTGCGGGATTGTATTCTGCGCTTCATATTGATGCGAATAAGACGGTAGGACTCATAACAAAGGTTGGTATAGACGAAAGCAATTCCTGGCTGGCACAGGGCGGGATAGCCGCCGTTATGTCAAAAGAGGACCGATCGGAGCTTCACATTGCTGATACTCTCAAAGCGGGTGCAGGGCTTTGTGACGAAGAAGCGGTAAGAGTCCTGGTTAACGAAGGACCGGAAAATATTCGTGCGCTTGTTGATATGGATGTACCTTTTGACCTTAACAGTGAAGGTGAACTTGCCATCACTCGCGAGGGCGGACACAGAATGCGACGTATTGTTCATTGCGGTGGGGATGCGACAGGACGTGAAACAACCAAGCGCCTTGGTGAAATTGTTATGCTTCGTGACAATATCCAGCCATATTTTCACACTATTCTTGTAGATATTCTTACCGATGACAGCGGTGTCTGGGGAGCAATATGCTACAATCTTGTGCAGCAAAAATATATGCTTTTTGTATCAGGAAATATAATTCTTGCTACAGGCGGTATAGGTCAGATATATAATTACACCACAAATCCTGTGGGTGCGGTAGGGGATGGCATCGCATGCGCTTTACGTGCCGGTGCACGGGTTACAAACATGGAAATGATTCAGTTCCATCCTACCACACTGATACCCTATGGAGCGTCTCCTCGACTTTTTCTGATTTCAGAAGCTGTAAGAGGTGAAGGGGGAGTATTGCGCAACAAAAAAGGCGAGCAGTTCATGAAGGGACGTCACGAAATGGCCGAGCTTGCTCCGCGCGACATCGTTACAAGAGGTATACTTGCTGAACTTCGAGAAAGCGGTGATTCCAACGTTTTTCTTGACGTCAGCAGTATGGATAAAGAATTCTTTTCCCATCGTTTCCCTACCATATACGCAGAATGCACAAAGCACGGCATCAACCTTCCCGGTGAACCAATACCTGTTCGCCCCGCACAACACTATCTCATGGGCGGCGTGAAAACCAATCTTGACGGTATGACTGATTTAACTGGGTTGTATGCCTGCGGTGAGGTCGCTAACACTGGTATTCACGGTGCAAACCGACTGGCATCTAATTCTATGCTTGAATGCCTCGTATTTGGCAGACGAAGTGCTTTACATATAAATAATAATTTTCGTTCTGTCCCCGAAGTGTATGATTTGGAAGCCGTAAAACGCAATATTACTGCTCAAATTTCTGTTTCTCAAATAAAGGTTGAACAAGATAAGCAGAAAATAAAAGATATAATGACCAATAATCTTGGCGCTATACGGCATACTGCCGATATGCAAAATGCAAAGAAGGATTTGCTCACTCTTTGGAAGGAATACGATAATATAATTTGCGATACTCCAGAGAAACTGGAACTTGTAAATATGTTTGAGGTTTCATATAAAGTTATTTGTGATGCACTCGCTCGTAAGGAAAGCGTAGGAGCGCATTACATCGAAGATTGA